In Vicia villosa cultivar HV-30 ecotype Madison, WI linkage group LG7, Vvil1.0, whole genome shotgun sequence, the DNA window TGAAATCTAGCTGCAATAAATTTTCTCaactatatatattaacatcattatactgtttattattttactttttgtaCTCATAAACAATCAAATATATCATAAACCATTCCTAAAGGCATATAGAAACTTTCCAACGGTCTTTAAAAGTATATTTCTTTCAACAGTTGAAACATcagttcaattttttttaaacaattctgcTCGGTTTGAAATTTAGAATCAATGGACTAAACCAATACATTGGTTCAAATAAGTGAATGAGAAGTTAAAATTTTCGGATTGTTCTTTTgaacttttattatattttagctCAAATTTGCGCAAATATATAGTATGATTTTATGATGTatcaaaattgaaaaaatttcttcaaatatctatttttttataataattttacctATGAAGTAAAAATATATTTGAGATATAGTAACATAGACATTTATGGATAGAGTGGTATTATTTTAAGACGAGAAAATTGACAACATATTTTGACTGTATAAAATGAACTTTTTATAACAATTGTATGCATACCGTATTTAAATATAGTGTTCATAAGTCTCAAAATAACATTTCCCTCACGGATATAAATGACTAAATAAAGCAAAATTTTATGTGTTTGAAATTTCGACatgttaaaaaattatataacaatATTTCAAATATTGGGGGACTAAAAAGGacacttattttttctttaacgtatataaaatatattataaatggtGAATTTTTATTTACCCCTCTAAAAAAGGTGGGTAAGGTTATCTTTAGTGTAAAATGCATTCAAAACATTAAACAATTGTTCTatatgataaataattaaatacataaaaattaaatgggATTATCTGATTGGTAGAATGTACACTACtcatctttttgtgatgggtagagaaggtATCCCCAATATAAATATGTAGTTATTTAGAACGCAGCTCCACGAGATAGCTATTGTGAACTAGAAATACCGTGCTTTTAATGTTGTCACTTTCAGCTAATACCAACAAGTAAAAGTTCCGTATTGAGTTATCCTTCCTTCTATTATAAATAGACCACACTTTCATACTATTTTTCTCATCCTTCACTACAATATATCACATTTCAATTAATCTTGAGTTGAGTACAATGGATTCCAAAATAGCATTCCTCATCTTTGGCCTTTTGGCCATGGTTCTTATTTCCTCACAGGTCTCTGCTAATACCAAAGAAGGTGAGCTTGcaatactttattttatttttttaatattttgtctCCAAAATATGAGGAAATACCCTATTCTCATTTAAAATTTACTTAATATTTAAATTCACAAAGTGATGTTGTATTTGCAGAGGTTGTTGAAAACTCAAATGAACTAAATGATGCCAAATATGGTTATGGAGGCTACGGTCGTGGTGGTTACAATGGTGGAGGAGGTTACAATGGCGGTGGTTACAATAACGGAGGTGGTTACCGTAATGGTGGAGGAGGATACAATGGTGGAGGTGGCTACCGCAATGGTGGAGGAGGATACAATGGTGGAGGTGGTTACCGT includes these proteins:
- the LOC131621070 gene encoding abscisic acid and environmental stress-inducible protein-like, coding for MDSKIAFLIFGLLAMVLISSQVSANTKEEVVENSNELNDAKYGYGGYGRGGYNGGGGYNGGGYNNGGGYRNGGGGYNGGGGYRNGGGGYNGGGGYRNGGGYNGGGGYRNGGGYNGGGGYRNGGGGYNGGGGYNGGDSDNRN